The genomic stretch ATCGATAGCTCTTTATTCGCCAATTCTTTTTTCATGTCATTCAATAAGTCATTTTCAACAGAGTCTAACAATTCGTAAATGTCAGTAAAGTATTGATAAAAGGTGCTGCGGTTATATTCTGACTTATTCGCAATTTCCTGAACCGAAATTTTCTCAATCGGCTTTTGGCTATATAACTCACAAAAAACTTCTACAAACTTTTGTCTTGTTTTCTCCGTTATTTGGGGTTGCTTTTTCATGTTCCCTCCTACTAGCGAATACCAATATCATCCGACAAATCATAAAAAACTGATGGTTGATCAAGGAATAATAAAAAATTATAATCACATCATACAACATGTTGTCTGATAATCAAAAGGAAATGTTAATAAGTAGGGGTGGTTTTCATGTCAGCAAAACAAGATAGAATTTTAATTTTTGGTGCAGGTGTCATCGGGAGCATGTACGCAATTAAGCTTATTGAAGCAGGGTTTGATGTTAGCCTATTTGCACATTCTAATAGATTTAAATCATTAAGAGAAAATGGCCTGCAATATAAAGAAAAAGGTACAGTTAGATCGATACAAGTGAATGTCATTGATACGCTCGAAAATGATGATGTATACGATTTTATTTTCGTTACCGTTCGTTATGATCGGTCCGAATCAGCGTTGTTAGCGCTAAAAGATAATCAAAGCAAAAATATAGTTACGATGACTAGTAATTCAATTGGATTTTCTTCGTGGCTGGATATCGTAGGGGATAGACTTTTACCAGCTTTTCCCGGCTTCGGCGGACAGATTAAAGATGGAGTATTGCATGCTCGATTTCTACCAAAGATTATAGCGGCAACTGCATTTGGAGAAATTAATGGTGTAGTGACAGAACGCATAGAAAACCTCGCAAAATTATTTAAAACAGCAAAGCTTCCCTACGTTATTAAAAAGGATATGCAAGCGTATCTAATCACACATTCCGTATCAGACATTGCCATGTTGAGCGTTTTGCATTCTGAGAATAAGATCATTGACAAAAAAACAGTCAGAACCAGAAAGACGGCACGTAAAATAACAGTCACTTTAAAAGCGTATCTAAGGGCAATACAAAAAGCTGGCGTTTCAATTGATCCACCAATGCTTAAAATGGTGCTTAAATTTCCAAACTTATTTTTGGATCTTTTCTTTATGACATGGCTGCGAACTAAAATGGTTAGGGATATGATGTTGCCGGATTATGCGAATAATGCTAACAATGAGATTGTGCAGCTGAGTAATGATTTAATGAAATTTTTAAGTCAAAATGATATCAAATCGGAAATACATGTTCAGTAATTTTTTTGTTAAAATAGTAGGATAGCGGCCGACTTTTTACGCTTCCGGTTGTCTATCCTGTACTCCGTACAAGATAGACAACCCAATTGGAGCATATGGAGCTGAAATCTAACTATTTAAATGCATGTGTGCAGGATAGGGAGATAAAGGAGGCCGAAAAGCGTGATGTTAGTGCATATGTGCAGGCTGAGTCAGCCTGCATTAAAAGTACTAATTTGTAAAATTGTGGGTAATTTTGACCTTGTGATTGATGAGTTAGTTGAATAGTTCAATTTCATTGTTCAACTATTCGCCTGCTTTACCCATCTGTGAAACTCTTTGAAACGCGTCCCTTGATAGGTGAGATCCCCTTGGTCACCTACGACGATCAGGCCGTATTTGTCGGCCCTAACCGGAAGCTCCATGCGCGATTGATCATCCATTTCAAACGTGATGTAGTAATTGGTGGTTGCGCTGGAATCACCGGAGCCTCCCCACACCTCGGTCCGTTTGTCGACGACCGTAATGGCTCTCGTTACAACTTCTGAAGTGGTGTTGCCTATCCAGATCCGAAGTCCGCGAACAATCACATAGAGGAAACCTCCCACTACGATGGCTAAGACGAAACCGCCAAATAGTTTGAAAAATAATGGAAGTTCTTTTATGAATCCGAAAAATCCAGGATCATTTCCAAAACGATTCATAAAAATTCTCCTTTCGCCGACCAACTGGTCAATTTGGTTATATATAACAAAATATAGTACGTTATTCAATCATTTAATGTTGCACTATAGGCTTATTAAAATGAAATCAAATTGCATTTCTTCCTCAATATAGATGTGACATATATTCATATGCTGTTGTTCCATATACGCTTTTAAAATGTTTATTTAGATGAGTCAAATCAACAAAACCACATTCAGCTACTGCTGAATAAATATCTCTATTTTTTTCGATTAACTGTTTTGCACGTTCTATCTTGCAGTTAAGAAAGTATTGATATGGTGAAATTCCAGTATGAGCCTTGAATAATCGGATAAACTGGAATTTTGATAAATGAAGCTCATTGCAGATCTCTTCAAGTTTAAGAACTTTCTCTAAACTTGAATTAATCCTATCCTTTGCTTTTTTAACTTCGGCGTTACCCTTCCTATGGTCAGTGGAAAGATTAGTTTGAATAAGGCTATCTGTGAGGGATATGAGTAATTCGCTGCACAAAGCTTCATCTTTTTCGGTTAATATGGCATGAGAAAGACTTATAATTTTTTGTTGTAGCCCATTATCGTACACAATAGGGTTTGAAAAACGTACAATATCCCTTTTCTCAATAACCTCTAAAAGCAGTTGTGGCTCAACATATAGCATAATATAATCAAGGCCTGTTTCATCATGCGCCATTCCGTCATGTGCCTGTTCTGGATTAAAAAGCATTACACCATTTGGATAAGATAGATGTAAACGACCATCCAAGTTATACTGTTGAATACCACGCATGGTTACACCTATTGCGTACTCCTTGTGAGAGTGCTTTTTATAGGTGAAATCAGTCATGCTTGCTGACAACGCAGTAATACCTGCCGACTTTTTATAGATAAATTTGTTCAGTTCATTCACCTCTTAATAAGCTTACTTATATCCATAGCATGATTGCAGCATAAGCTAAAGATAATGCCATCATTACATTAACAGTCTTTTTATGCTTTTGTAAAAGCTTCTTGAAGATTGTACCGAAAAGAACCCACGTCATAAATGCTAAAAACCCAATAAGAGTTATAGCTATAATACTTATCGTCACCGCAGGAATTGCGATATAGTATGGCATAATAAAACTAGGAATTACAGTTATTGTAAATAGTACTACCTTTGGATTAAAAAACTGCATAAGGAAACCCGACATAAAGGTGGCAGCATGGTTTACAGCCCGGTTGGATATATCCATTTTGTAAATTTGATAAGCGAGATAGAGCATATAACAGCTTCCAATTATCTGCATAACCATTATTATTTTCGGTAATATCGTTATGAGCATAGTATTCAACATAGCAGAAATAACAAGCAATAATCCAAAACCAATAGTTGCTCCATACGTATATTTCATTGCTTTTTTTGACCCGGAATTATGCACGGTGGATAATATGACGATATTAGTAGGTCCTGGTGTAAAAGTAGCAATCATGCAATAAATTAAAAAAGATGTAATATCCATGAGAAAACTCCTTTCAAGCTATTCTCATATATTACATCTGAAAATTAAATGTTATATAGTATATTATTGCAGATATAGCGCTTTTTTCGCCATGGATTTGTGTGGGGAAAATATTATCGTTGCCGGTGTTTAGCGATACAAATAGCGTTAATAGGATTACCTTTATATGATTTCATTTCCTTTTTTATATAAATCATAACTGGAACTAAGTAGACCCATTGGTAAAAGCCAATAAATGCCCGATTTATAGCGAAAACACCATCATCAATGATGGTGATCAACATCAGACCGTGTGCAGCAAAATAAAAAATGACTAGATAAACAATAGTAAGACCGAGTTGTAAAGCAAATCTTCTATTTAACATATTTAGTCCCCTCAATATGCTTTCGTAACTTTCCCAATATAGGAAGCTATCCTGCACTGTCGCAGGATAGAAGCTAGTTTTTTGAGCTCCCGCTTATCTATGCTGCACTCCTGCACTATAGACGGCCTTACAGGTGCATCTTAAGCCGAAATCAGCCCATTCTAATGCAAATGTGCAGGATAGGTAGCTTAGAGAGGCTGAAAAGCGCGAAGTTACTGCAAATGTGCAGGATAGCCTGCGTGCGGAGGAAGCGGGGCTCGTGCTCGGAGTAAATATACGACTATCCTAGAACTAACCCTCCAACCAGTTCTACATCAATTCCTCCAATCTGTCTTCCAACGGCTTCTCCAACTAACCAACTAGGGGTCTATCCTGCACTGTCGCAGGATAGAAGCTAGTTTTTCGAGCCCCCGCTTATCTATATTGCACTCCTGCACTATAGACGGCCTTACAGGTGCATCTTAAGCCGAAATCAGCCCATTCTAATGCAAATGTGCAGGATAGGTAGCTCAGAGAGGCTGAAAAGCGCGAAGTTACTGCAAATGTGCAGGATAGCCTGCGTGCGGAGGAAGCGGGGCTCGTGCTCGGAGTAAATATACGACTATCCTAGAACTAACCCTCCAATCTGTCTTCCAACGGGCTCTCCAACTAACCAACTAGGGGTCTATCCTGCACTGTCGCAGGATAGACCCCTAGTTTTCCGAGCTCCTACATTTCTATGCTGCACTCCTGCACGCATCTTTTGCACAATCCAATGTGCGGAAGCTGCCTGTTTTTTGAAATATAGGGAAGTATATCATTTCGTCATACATTCTCTATATTTCTTGGAATGAAAAGCGCTGTCAAAGGATGGCGATAGCCGGTTCACCTTAATGAAATTAAGTCATATAACGCTTGCGAAATTTTGTTGGCGGCAGACCGATCTGTCGGGTGAAGCAATTGGAGAAATAAGGGACGTTCTCGAAACCTACGTACTGTGCAATTTCAGCAATGGGCCACTCGGTCTTGAGCAGCAGCAGCTTCGCCTGCTCCAGCCGGTACTTGGACAAATAATCGATAGGTGTCATGCCAAACATCTGCTTCATGCAGCGGGTAATATAGTTGTAGTGAAAATTAAGCGCATCGGCCATCGTCTTACTCGTAATTTCAGTACGATAATTGTTCTTAATGTAAGCCTCTGCTTTCTCGGCTAGTGTAACGACGGGACTTGAATAGCTGTCATTTTGCCGCAAATCCATCATGCGAAGCAGCTCCTCGAACGTTTGCTGCTGTGTCCAGAAGGCGCTTGATTGGCGCTCACTGCCTGCCTTATTCAAGGTGCGCATTAAGCGATAGGCTTGCTCAGGGTAGGGGAGCGACCAAGTCTGTTGGAGGTGAAGCGTATACGGTGATGTTGAGAACTGATTGTAATGTGCCTCATGGCTAATGCTTACATTCTCTAGCTCAGACTGCTGCCACTGGCCCACCGTTTGAAAATGAACCCAATAAAATACGGTTTTCACCTCAGACGGCCGCACTGAATAATGATAGCGATCCGGAAGCAGCAGAAGAGTCTGTCCTTCGGTTAACTGCCATTTTTGTTCTTCCTCGCCAATAAACAAGCAACCGCTCTCCACAATGATTAGGTCGAATACGCCTAGGTTCTTTCGGGTCGGATGCTGATCGCCTGGTGAATGTACGGTAACGCCGCTCTCCAGGTAATAGGGAAGCGGAGGTGCTGCGAAGTAGACATGCTCGGAAGCTTCCAGCATTTGAGCTCACTCTCCGTTGTTGTGTGAAATTTTATAAGAAATAGGTTATTTGCGTTAGTAGTTATGTTTTATTGTAACGCATAAAATAGTAATCAGCAGTAAGAAATTGAATAGATGCTGGAGAGGTGCGATACGAATGGGACAAGCAATTAGCAAGGTTCATGCGAAGCCGGTATCACTTAAGCAAGTGAAAATTACGGATGATTTCTGGAATTATTATATTAATCTGGTTAGGGACGTCGTCGTTCCTTATCAATGGGATGCTATAAATGATCGAGTTGAGGGAGCAGAACGAAGCGGTGCGGTCAGCAATTTTAAAATTGCCGCAGGTCTCGAGAAGGGTGACTTTTATGGGTTTGTGTTCCAAGACACCGATGTGGCCAAATGGCTGGAGGCTGTCGCTTATTTGCTGGTGACGAAACGGGATGAGGCGCTGGAGCAGGTAGCGGATGAGATGATCGACATTATTGGGAAGGCTCAGCAGCCAGATGGTTACTTGAATACCTTCTATACGATCAAGGAGCCAGGTCAAAAATGGACAAATTTAACTGAGTGCCATGAGCTCTATTCGGCAGGACATATGATCGAAGCAGGTGTTGCTTACTACAATGCAACGGGAAAAAGGCAGCTGCTCGATATCGTATGCCGGGTTGCCGATGATATTGCTGTTGTATTTGGCGATGGTCCAGACCAAATTGCTGGTTATGATGGTCATCAAGAAGTTGAGCTTGCTCTCGTGAAGCTATATGAAACCACCGGAAATCGCAAATATTTGGAGCTCAGCAGCTACTTTATTGATAAACGCGGACAACAGCCAAGCTTTTTTGAAGCAGAAGCTGACCGTCGCGGCAGAACTACCCATTGGAGCAAAAATGAAATTCATATTGACCCTGCATATTACCAAGCCCATCTGCCCGTAAGAGAGCAGGAGGCGGCGGTGGGTCATGCTGTACGTGTCGTTTATATGCTTGCAGGCATGGCCGATGTTGCTCGGGAAACCGGCGATGAGTCACTGCTCGAGGCTTGCCGCAGACTTTGGGACAATATTGCCTCGAAGCAGATGTATATTACGGGCGGTATCGGTTCAATGGCGCATGGCGAAGCATTTTCAATTGATTATGATCTTCCAAATGATACGGTATACTCAGAAACCTGCGCATCAATTGGCCTTATTTTCTTCGCGCATAGAATGCTACAGCTAGAGCCGAACAGCCGTTATGCAGACGTGATGGAGCGGGCGTTGTTCAACACCGTAATCGCGGGCATGTCACGCGATGGCAGACATTTCTTCTACGTCAATCCGCTGGAAGTAACGCCAGAAGTTTGCGAGGGGAAAAATAAAAACTACAATCACGTGAAGCCGGTACGGCAAGAATGGTTTGGCTGTGCATGCTGTCCGCCGAATATTGCTCGATTGCTGGCATCGCTCGGTGAATATATCTATTCCGTGAAAGAAAATACAATTTATTCCCATCTGTATATCGGTGGAGAAGCTGTGCTTAATTTGGGCGGGGCTAAGGTTCAGCTTAAACAGCAATCGAGCATGCCTTGGGAAGGTACGGCGCGCTTCGAGATAGCGGTGGAGCAGCCGACTTCATTTGCCTTGGCGCTGCGTATTCCGGATTGGTCCTCTGAAGCAGCTGTGCTTGTTAACGGAGAGGCATATTCGATTACGGATAAAATAGTTGACGGCTACGCAGTTATTGAGCGTCTGTGGGCAGCTGGCGATGTCGTAGAGCTTACGCTCGAAATGCCAATTTTGAAAGTAAGAAGTCATCCGCTTGTTAAACAAAACGCAGGCAAGGTTGCGCTGCAGCGCGGACCGCTCGTATATTGCATAGAGGAAGCCGATAATGGCTCACAGCTTCAGGAGCTATTGCTCCCACAGGATGCCAAGCTCGATCTGTCATTTAATGAGCAGCTCATTGGAGGCATCCAAGTGATTAAAGCGGATGCGCTTAGACTTCAATTTGAGCAGTGGGGGACGCAGTTGTATCGTTCAAATGCTGCAGCTGGCTTGGAGCAAGAAAGCATTACCTTCATTCCGTATTACGCGTGGGCGAATCGCGGCAAAGGCGAAATGGCCGTTTGGGTGAAGGAACGAGTTTAATTTTTATAGGTAGGATTCAATCCATATCTCAGTTGAAAAAAAAACTGTCTCGGAAGGCATTATGCCTTGTTGAGGCAGCTTTTTTTGGGGAATAGATGTAGAGTTTTTATTATCGCAAATGTTATTATTAGGAAAATATAAAATGTAATAAGGAGACACGGCAGCTCTCCATTAAATCGTCTCATTGCGGAAGGATGATTATTCATGGGAAATATTATAGGAGATGTGGATTGGATAGAAAAAAATGAAATGATGGATGACTTATTAAATCTAGAGGATAGCTTAATGATACATTCCATGGATCAAGGATTTGAAGCTGAAGTTATGAAGATAAGTTCGGCTGCTGAGAGCTTTGTGTTGAAAGTATGGTGTAAGAGTTCCAAGCCTGATATTAGCTTTCAATTTCGATTGTTGAATGTCCTCTCTGAACGAGGATTGTCAGTGTCAAAGCCAGTAGGCTGGGGGATAAATCCAAACGCAGATAAGGTGCTGTTAACAACCTTTGACGGAACACCGATCCATAAAGTAAATAAACAGAAAATGACTGATATTGCGAGGCTCTTAACAAAGATACATCAAATCCACGTTGAAGAGATTGGAAACATACATCTTCCCAAGTACGATTTCATCGATTATTTTTTTGCTCAGGCAAAAGAACATCAAGATCTATATGACGTTTTAGTTCCTCTCGTTAAAATGGCTCAAATTAAGCAGGAACGACTTATTCATGGTGATTTTCACCTAGGAAACCTATTAGAGGAGAAAAAACGATACACCGTAATCGATTGGACGAACGGACAATTAGGAGATCCGAGATATGATTTTGCATGGTCACTTATTCTTAAAAAAATATATATATCAGAGCGGTACGCCGAAGTTTTTTGTTCCGCTTATTTATCGGAAAATGCTATACAGCAGGAAGAGCTTGAAGTTTTTGAAGCGTTGGCGTGTCTCAGATGGATTTTACTTTATAGAAACGGCAGCACACCCAAAGGACCTAATACGATAGAGAGAATAAACAGCTTAATCACAAGCAACCTATTTCTAAAAGAGTCGGATTTTAGAATTGGATAGTTGTTCCGAGAGATGTCGCAGAAGAGGGATAGAGCGACGAAATGGGTGATTAAATAGGCTGTGGTCCCTTGCGAGTGTTAGAGGCAGGTGCTGGTTCTGGTCAAGTAGCGAGAATTTCCTCCTGAGTTAGGGAAGAATAAAATCTTTATTTCGTATAAAAAATGATTGCCATCCGTTTAAGATGCTCCATCCTGCACATTTGCAGGATAGAGCATCTTTTTTCATGGTTTGCACGCGCTATATTGTAAAATTGTAGGATAGAGAGGACAAACGGGTGCCAAATAGCCCCAAGCTCACTAAAACGAGAAGCTATAGTGAAAATATACAGTATAGATTACTAAATGAGCCGCAATAGGAGGAAGTTGCTGCAAATGTGCAATATAGCTCACTTTGGCCTGCAGCATACGTTCAGCAGTGAGCTATTTTTTTCGCCAAAAAGCGCACTTGAATACAATATGTATAATTTACTAGTACCGCACTTTAATTTTCACATTGTGCTTAAGGTCGTTTGAAATTACAATTTATACGATTGGATAAATGTATATGAGCTTAGAGGCTATACATGATAGGATCTAACTTGTCTGCTATGATCTCAAACTTAGGGAGGAAGACAGAATGATGCAGCTGCATAGTGCAATTCTAGTGGATGATGAAGTGTACACCCGCAAAGGTCTTATGAAGCTGATCGATTGGGAAGCCTGTGGATTTCAGATCGTAGGGGAAGCGGATAATGGAGAGGATGCTCTCGAATTAATTAAGCGTGTTCAGCCTGCGCTTGTCATCACAGACATTCGCATGCCCGTCATTGACGGATTAGAGCTGATACGCCAAATCACGATGGAAAATATCGTTAGTCCAACGTTCATCATCATGAGCGGTTATAACGATTTTAATTATGCTCAGCAAGCGATGCGCTTTGGCGTACATGACTTTGTTGTTAAGCCTATAGATGACATTGAATTTTCCCAAATACTCACCAAGCTGAATGAAAAGCTTAAGCTTAAACAAGATGAACAGGAAAAAAAGGATCAGCAGCTCGGCAGTGAAATGATTAAATTACTTATTCTAGGGGAAGCAAGCGATGCTTTGATTGCGGAGTGGGAGCAGCGCTTGAACCTATGGGAAGCCGAACGTTTATATTATTTATTTGCCGAGCTGAACGATAATCATAGGTGGCAGCCTGCAGAGGAACAAATATCCAACGCTGCTTTCAAGGCTCTTGTTCAGAGGGAGCTTGTTCGGGTCACGGGTGCAGAGCAACCGATTTGTTTGCATGAGCATCGCAATCGGATTGGTATTCTTGTACCGAGCTTTCTGTTAGCTCCATTCAATGGGGATCTTGAAAGATTCATGATCAGGCTTAGAACAGCGCTGGATGCACATTTAGGCAGCAGAGTATTTCTGTATGCGGGTACGCCAGTTCACCGGCTTTCAGAAATTCGTGAATCGTATAAAGCAGCGAAGGAAGCAACCTTGTATAAATATATCCAAGAGGACAAGCGTATAGTCATCTCTGACCGTATACAATCCGAGCAGCTGAATTACATTGGGCTCGATCCTGTTGAATTCAGTTTTTTCATGGAGCATATGGAGGAGATGCAGCTTGAAGCAGTGAATGCGACTGTAGATAAATGGTTTCAAGATTTCCGGGAGAAGCGTTATGCGCCGGAGGCTGTGAAGATGAACATTCAACAATGCTTGATGGGAATTATGAAAACGATCCGCTCTATGGAGGGTGACGAGCAATCCTTGTTAACGCTAAGGCCGCTGCTTAACTGGCAGGATACTAATCTCTCTTTAGGTGAATTGAAGAAGCTGTTTCTCGCCTTTCTTGAAGAGAGCCAGCAGTGTATTGGGGTGCTTAGGAAGGAGCAGTCTAAGGGGGATATTCACAAAATTAAGAGCTATATAGAGGCCAATTATTCGCAAAATATTAGCTTAAAAAGCATTGCTGCCCTCTTTTACGTAAACCCTGTCTATTTAGGACAATTATTCAAAAAAACGTATGGCACCTATTTTAATGAGTTTCTTCTTCAGCTCAGGGTGAGTGAAGCCAAAAAACTGCTGCGTCAATCACTTAATATGCGTATATATGAGATTGCAGAAAAGGTGGGCTTTAGCACCGCCGATTATTTTGTAACCCAATTTGAGAAGCTTGAGCATATGACTCCGACAGAATACCGCAATAAGCTGAAGTAAGCTTGTTTTCAATAATCAACCGACTGCAAAGGAAAAGGGGAATATCCTTGTGAAGCTGCACCTGAGTCTCAACAATGTACGTCTACGCAATAAGATGTTCATTCTTTATATTTTTTCTGTATTTCTTCCCATCATATTAACGAACGTTATTTTCTATAATGTGACGACTAATAATGTCAAAAATCAACGAATGAAGGATATATCGAGGGCAGTGGAACAGATCAACAATGATTTTCGATCCGAGGTGGAGGATGCTGTGACCATCTCGGATGTTTTTTATACCGATTATAATTTAAATGAAATTTTAGAAACCGATTACCAAGAGCCTGCTGCTTATGTCGAAGCATACGATTCCTATTTTCGTAGAATTTTGAATAGCTACACCCCCGTATATACCTCGGTTCAAAATATTAAAATTTATGTGGAAAATCCTACTATGCTGCATTCTGGCGGCATTGGGTTTCTATCGGATGAAATGAAACAAACGGATTGGTTTCAACTGCTGGAGGGTAGGAACAATTCGTTCCCTATATTTATCCGTTCACAGAAAGAAGACCAATATCTGAAGAGCGACCCCGATATTACGCGAGACACGTTCAGCATCATTCGTGAAATGAACTATTTTGAATCTAAAAATAATTGGAAAAAGTTTTTGAAAATTGAATTGAAAACGAGCACGATCGAACAGATTTTCCAAAATCAAAATTTACAAGGCAATATTTATTTGGTCAATGATAAGGGACAGGTTCAATTTACAACGGATCCTGAGGTGAACTGGAGAAAAGAATCTCCTGATTATGCTACGCTGCAGTTTCCTGCCGATTCCATCACCATTCAACCGGAATATTCTTATGTGAGCTATTTAGAGGACTGGCGCATCATTGGGACGATATCGGAGGAGGAGGTTCTCAAGGATGTACGCCAATCGAGGAAATTCATCTTCGTTTTGTCTTTCTTAAATATTATCATACCGACATTGATTATTCTTTGGATCACACGTTCATTGAATATGCGGCTGGTCCAAATTTTGAGACATATGAAAAAAGTGAAAAATCAAAATTTCGATACGATTAAGCAAGAGGAATATTTGGATGAGATTGGACAATTAACGAGTGAATTCAATCGGATGACGATTCAAGTAAAAAGCTTGATTGATGATGTCTATATTGCGGATATTCAGACGAAGTCACTAGAGCTGGAACGCAGGAAAGCTCAGCTGAATGCGCTGCAAAGCCAAATTAATCCTCATTTCTTATTTAATGCGCTTGAAACGATTCGGATGCGCAGCTTAATTAAGGACGAGCTGGAAACGGCGAAAATCATACACAATATGGCCAAAATCTTCAGAACCTCTCTGACCTGGGGCAAGGACCGCGTTATGGTTAGCGAGGAAATGGAGTTTATTGTTTGTTTTCTGGAGATTCAAAAATATCGTTTCGAGGATCGAATGAATTACGAAATTCGGATTGCTCCTTCCGCTAAAGATTGTATGGTGCCCAAAATGATCTTTTTGCCGTTTGTAGAAAATGCCAGCATTCATGGAATCGAACCGCTCAGGCATGGGGGAAGGATTGAGGTGCAAATCGAGCGCGAGGGCGATGATTTAATATTTACGATTAGAGACAACGGCATTGGGATGAATGAGGACAAGGTGAAGCAGTTTTATAGTTATTTAGAAAGTGAGGAAGAGCTTGGAGAGCGCATTGGTGTACAAAATGTGATTTATCGAATGAAGCTGATCTACGGTGATCGTTTTCAAATATTAATTGAAAGTGAACCTGGGCAAGGTACTTATATTCGAGTCAGAGTACCAGTGGAATAATGAAGCCATTTTGGGAAGATGGCCTGAAGTATATATGCTTTTTTAAGCACGAACTATAGTTTACTGGGTAAGCAAAGCGATCGTAATTTTTTATAATGAAAGTGCTTACAAAAATAAATAGAGTTGAAAGGGGCTAGAAAAAGTGACAAAGAAATTATTATTTATTTGTATGGCTGCCTTCATGGTTATTACTGCTGCATGCTCGAATAACAACAATGGCGGAGATACCAAGACGTCTAACAGCACGAACACACCTAAGGAAACGGCAGCTGAAGAAACGACTAAGCCAGTGGAGAAAGTAACATTTAGTTATTTCAACGGTGTTGCGGCAGCTAAGGATACAAATTCAAACGAGACGACTATTGGTAAAATTCTTGAGGATCAAACAGGTGTCAACTTTAAAATTGAGCATTTGGTGGGCGATTTAAATACGAAGATCGGAACGATGATCGCATCAAACGCCTATCCAGATGTCATGCTTCCGGATGCGGCTATCGACAAGATTCTTGATGCTGGCGCCTTCATTGCTCTCGATGATCTGATTGAACAATATGGACCTAACATTAAACGCGTTTACGGTTCATATTTCAATCAAATGAAAGCAGAAGACGGGAAAATTTATTTCTTGCCATTCTCCAATACTGTTGGCGAGTACATTCCAGATCCGAATATTAACCAGGGTGCTTTCTGGATACAACGCCGAGTGTTGAAAGAAGCAGGTTATCCGGAAATCAAAACGCTTGATGCTTATTTTGATCTCATTAAAAACTTCGTAGAGAAGCATAAAGATGAAGATTTGACTGGGATGGTTTCTTTGACACATGACTGGAGATTTTTCGCAACCTCAAACCCTCCAAATCATTTGGCAGGTTATCCGAATGACGGCAACGTAATCGTCGATATGACGACCTTTGATGCCAAAACGTATGCAGCTGATGACAATACGAAACGTTGGCTGCAAAAGCTGAACGAGCTCAATGCAGATAACTTATTTGATAAAGCAT from Paenibacillus sp. FSL H8-0548 encodes the following:
- a CDS encoding 2-dehydropantoate 2-reductase N-terminal domain-containing protein, whose translation is MSAKQDRILIFGAGVIGSMYAIKLIEAGFDVSLFAHSNRFKSLRENGLQYKEKGTVRSIQVNVIDTLENDDVYDFIFVTVRYDRSESALLALKDNQSKNIVTMTSNSIGFSSWLDIVGDRLLPAFPGFGGQIKDGVLHARFLPKIIAATAFGEINGVVTERIENLAKLFKTAKLPYVIKKDMQAYLITHSVSDIAMLSVLHSENKIIDKKTVRTRKTARKITVTLKAYLRAIQKAGVSIDPPMLKMVLKFPNLFLDLFFMTWLRTKMVRDMMLPDYANNANNEIVQLSNDLMKFLSQNDIKSEIHVQ
- a CDS encoding DUF2500 domain-containing protein; its protein translation is MNRFGNDPGFFGFIKELPLFFKLFGGFVLAIVVGGFLYVIVRGLRIWIGNTTSEVVTRAITVVDKRTEVWGGSGDSSATTNYYITFEMDDQSRMELPVRADKYGLIVVGDQGDLTYQGTRFKEFHRWVKQANS
- a CDS encoding AraC family transcriptional regulator, which encodes MNKFIYKKSAGITALSASMTDFTYKKHSHKEYAIGVTMRGIQQYNLDGRLHLSYPNGVMLFNPEQAHDGMAHDETGLDYIMLYVEPQLLLEVIEKRDIVRFSNPIVYDNGLQQKIISLSHAILTEKDEALCSELLISLTDSLIQTNLSTDHRKGNAEVKKAKDRINSSLEKVLKLEEICNELHLSKFQFIRLFKAHTGISPYQYFLNCKIERAKQLIEKNRDIYSAVAECGFVDLTHLNKHFKSVYGTTAYEYMSHLY
- a CDS encoding LysE family transporter encodes the protein MDITSFLIYCMIATFTPGPTNIVILSTVHNSGSKKAMKYTYGATIGFGLLLVISAMLNTMLITILPKIIMVMQIIGSCYMLYLAYQIYKMDISNRAVNHAATFMSGFLMQFFNPKVVLFTITVIPSFIMPYYIAIPAVTISIIAITLIGFLAFMTWVLFGTIFKKLLQKHKKTVNVMMALSLAYAAIMLWI
- a CDS encoding AraC family transcriptional regulator, which gives rise to MLEASEHVYFAAPPLPYYLESGVTVHSPGDQHPTRKNLGVFDLIIVESGCLFIGEEEQKWQLTEGQTLLLLPDRYHYSVRPSEVKTVFYWVHFQTVGQWQQSELENVSISHEAHYNQFSTSPYTLHLQQTWSLPYPEQAYRLMRTLNKAGSERQSSAFWTQQQTFEELLRMMDLRQNDSYSSPVVTLAEKAEAYIKNNYRTEITSKTMADALNFHYNYITRCMKQMFGMTPIDYLSKYRLEQAKLLLLKTEWPIAEIAQYVGFENVPYFSNCFTRQIGLPPTKFRKRYMT
- a CDS encoding beta-L-arabinofuranosidase domain-containing protein; this encodes MGQAISKVHAKPVSLKQVKITDDFWNYYINLVRDVVVPYQWDAINDRVEGAERSGAVSNFKIAAGLEKGDFYGFVFQDTDVAKWLEAVAYLLVTKRDEALEQVADEMIDIIGKAQQPDGYLNTFYTIKEPGQKWTNLTECHELYSAGHMIEAGVAYYNATGKRQLLDIVCRVADDIAVVFGDGPDQIAGYDGHQEVELALVKLYETTGNRKYLELSSYFIDKRGQQPSFFEAEADRRGRTTHWSKNEIHIDPAYYQAHLPVREQEAAVGHAVRVVYMLAGMADVARETGDESLLEACRRLWDNIASKQMYITGGIGSMAHGEAFSIDYDLPNDTVYSETCASIGLIFFAHRMLQLEPNSRYADVMERALFNTVIAGMSRDGRHFFYVNPLEVTPEVCEGKNKNYNHVKPVRQEWFGCACCPPNIARLLASLGEYIYSVKENTIYSHLYIGGEAVLNLGGAKVQLKQQSSMPWEGTARFEIAVEQPTSFALALRIPDWSSEAAVLVNGEAYSITDKIVDGYAVIERLWAAGDVVELTLEMPILKVRSHPLVKQNAGKVALQRGPLVYCIEEADNGSQLQELLLPQDAKLDLSFNEQLIGGIQVIKADALRLQFEQWGTQLYRSNAAAGLEQESITFIPYYAWANRGKGEMAVWVKERV